The Leucobacter rhizosphaerae genome includes a region encoding these proteins:
- a CDS encoding DUF501 domain-containing protein: protein MSRPPYTEPTAADIAAVSEQLERQARGVVGIAARASDGSPTVVATAPRLPDGSPFPTFYYLSHPEAVAAASRLEAAGVMAEFNALLAEDEEVRAQYQRAHEQYIADRETVGEVPELVGVSAGGMPTRVKCLHALIGHALAAGPGVNPIGDLALERSGWVA from the coding sequence ATGAGCCGGCCACCGTACACCGAGCCCACTGCCGCCGACATCGCCGCGGTGAGCGAGCAACTCGAGCGCCAGGCACGCGGGGTGGTCGGGATCGCGGCCCGCGCATCCGATGGCAGCCCGACGGTCGTCGCCACCGCTCCGCGGCTCCCGGACGGGTCCCCGTTCCCGACCTTCTACTACCTGTCGCACCCGGAGGCGGTAGCAGCGGCGTCCCGGTTGGAGGCCGCCGGGGTGATGGCGGAGTTCAACGCACTGCTCGCCGAGGACGAAGAGGTGCGCGCCCAGTACCAGCGCGCGCACGAGCAGTACATCGCGGACCGCGAGACCGTCGGCGAGGTGCCCGAGCTCGTCGGTGTGAGTGCCGGGGGGATGCCGACACGGGTGAAGTGCCTGCACGCGCTCATCGGGCACGCACTGGCTGCGGGGCCCGGAGTGAACCCCATCGGGGATCTCGCGCTCGAGCGCAGCGGATGGGTGGCGTAA
- a CDS encoding NAD(P)/FAD-dependent oxidoreductase — MAKKILIVGGGYAGFYTAWKLEKLLRAGEAEVTIVDPLPYMAYLPFLPEVASGSIEPRHAVVARRRHLNRTANISGKVTGISHATKTATVTPNEGEPFEFAYDHIVVTTGSVSRTFPIAGIADNAIGMKTIEEAVAVRDRLVGNFERAASLPAGSAERARLLTITVVGGGFAGIETISELRSFATSLLRRYPEITFDETKFHLVEAMGRIMPEVSQETANWVVKDQTRRGVDIHLDTQLSSAVDGKIELSTGETYESDLIVWTAGVMPRPFLRGTDLPIGPRGHVVASPNLRITTEEGEELVGAWTAGDTSQVPDISPTPGPGGFCVPNAQHAVRQGRLLAKNIVADLRGEGAADYNHKNAGAVAGLGVNTGVFQSGKFAMKGYFAWLAHRFYHGLAIPTWERKWRVFGGWVGHFFLGRDIVNIEAVQQPRAIFEEFASRPKA; from the coding sequence GTGGCGAAGAAGATTCTGATCGTTGGTGGTGGCTACGCTGGCTTCTACACCGCATGGAAGCTCGAGAAGCTTCTTCGCGCCGGCGAAGCAGAGGTGACGATCGTCGATCCGTTGCCCTACATGGCCTACCTGCCCTTCCTCCCCGAGGTCGCCTCGGGATCGATCGAGCCGCGCCACGCGGTGGTCGCGCGCCGTCGCCACCTGAACCGCACGGCGAACATCTCGGGCAAGGTCACCGGAATCTCGCACGCGACGAAGACCGCGACGGTCACCCCGAACGAGGGGGAGCCCTTCGAGTTCGCCTACGATCACATCGTCGTCACCACCGGGTCGGTGTCGCGCACCTTCCCGATCGCAGGCATCGCGGACAACGCGATCGGCATGAAGACGATCGAAGAGGCCGTCGCGGTGCGCGACCGCCTCGTCGGCAACTTCGAGCGCGCCGCGTCGCTGCCCGCCGGTTCGGCCGAGCGCGCCCGCCTGCTCACGATCACCGTCGTCGGCGGTGGATTCGCCGGCATCGAGACGATCTCCGAGCTCCGCTCCTTCGCAACCTCGCTGCTCCGCCGCTACCCCGAGATCACCTTCGACGAGACGAAGTTCCACCTCGTCGAGGCCATGGGCCGGATCATGCCCGAGGTGTCGCAGGAGACCGCGAACTGGGTGGTCAAAGACCAGACCCGTCGCGGCGTCGACATCCACCTCGACACGCAGCTCTCCTCCGCGGTCGACGGCAAGATCGAGCTCTCGACCGGTGAGACCTACGAGTCGGACCTCATCGTGTGGACCGCGGGCGTCATGCCCCGTCCGTTCCTGCGCGGCACCGACCTCCCGATCGGGCCTCGCGGTCACGTGGTTGCCAGCCCGAACCTCCGCATCACGACCGAAGAGGGCGAGGAGCTCGTCGGAGCGTGGACCGCGGGCGACACGTCGCAGGTTCCCGATATCTCCCCGACCCCCGGTCCCGGCGGATTCTGCGTGCCGAACGCGCAGCACGCGGTGCGCCAGGGCCGTCTGCTCGCGAAGAACATCGTCGCGGATCTGCGCGGCGAGGGCGCGGCGGACTACAACCACAAGAACGCCGGCGCGGTGGCCGGACTGGGCGTGAACACGGGTGTGTTCCAGTCCGGCAAGTTCGCGATGAAGGGCTACTTCGCGTGGCTCGCGCACCGCTTCTACCACGGTCTCGCGATCCCGACGTGGGAGCGCAAGTGGCGCGTGTTCGGCGGTTGGGTCGGGCACTTCTTCCTCGGCCGTGACATCGTCAACATCGAGGCCGTGCAGCAGCCCCGGGCGATCTTCGAGGAGTTCGCGTCGCGCCCCAAGGCGTAG
- a CDS encoding helix-turn-helix domain-containing protein — MAPDATPALTETELDRLLLGKRLRHFRTQAGLTLDQLGERVGVVASQLSLVENGKREPRLGLLQSVARELDVDPAELLKHEAPDHRSALEIELERAQSAPGYTRLGLPHVRTPRTLNDDTLEAIVGLHRELARRSRAAATTSEEARRANTAIRLQMRERDNYIPEIELVASDLMRRIGHTNGAVTHRQVAMLAELLGFTLIFVDDLPSSTRSITDLENGRIYLPPASIPGGHGLRSLALQAMAHRVLGHAEPASYAEFLEQRLQINYFAAACLLPEARAVDFLQQAKRNRNLAIEDLRDAFGVTHEAAAHRFTNLATRHLDLKVHHYRADGAGSLVRGYENDGLPFPSDASGSIEGEMLCHKWGGRAAFNRTNRTSEFYQYTDTPAGTYWTSVQTGDAEHGPFAIACGVAFNDTRWFRGRDTTVRAVSTCPDESCCRTPRPELLSRWAGNAWPSARMHAHVLTPLPTGTFPGVDDTDMFEFLSRHAPSA, encoded by the coding sequence ATGGCTCCCGACGCGACCCCGGCCCTCACCGAGACGGAACTCGATCGACTGCTGCTCGGCAAACGACTCCGCCACTTCCGTACGCAGGCCGGACTCACGCTCGACCAGCTCGGCGAGCGCGTGGGTGTGGTGGCCAGTCAGCTCTCGCTCGTCGAGAACGGCAAGCGGGAACCGCGGCTCGGCCTGCTGCAGAGCGTCGCGCGTGAACTCGATGTCGATCCCGCGGAGCTCCTGAAGCACGAGGCGCCGGATCACCGCAGCGCCCTCGAAATCGAGCTCGAACGCGCGCAATCCGCGCCCGGGTACACCCGCCTCGGACTCCCCCACGTCCGAACCCCCCGCACGCTGAACGATGACACACTTGAGGCCATTGTTGGCCTGCACCGGGAACTGGCCCGCCGATCCCGCGCCGCCGCGACCACCTCCGAGGAGGCCCGGCGCGCGAACACCGCGATCCGGTTGCAGATGCGCGAGCGCGACAACTACATCCCGGAGATCGAGCTCGTCGCCTCGGATCTCATGCGCCGGATCGGGCACACGAACGGCGCAGTCACCCACCGGCAGGTCGCGATGCTGGCCGAGCTGCTCGGGTTCACCCTGATCTTCGTCGACGATCTGCCGTCGAGCACCCGGAGCATCACCGACCTCGAGAACGGGCGGATCTATTTGCCGCCGGCGTCGATCCCGGGCGGTCACGGCCTGCGCTCTCTGGCGCTGCAGGCCATGGCGCACCGGGTGCTCGGACATGCCGAACCGGCAAGTTATGCGGAATTTCTCGAGCAGCGCCTTCAGATCAACTACTTCGCGGCCGCGTGCCTGCTGCCGGAGGCCCGCGCGGTCGACTTTCTGCAACAGGCGAAGCGCAACCGGAACCTTGCGATCGAGGATCTGCGCGACGCGTTCGGCGTGACCCACGAGGCCGCGGCGCACCGCTTCACGAATCTCGCGACGCGGCACCTGGATCTCAAGGTGCATCACTACCGTGCGGATGGCGCGGGCTCCCTGGTGCGCGGCTACGAGAACGACGGCCTGCCGTTCCCGAGTGATGCTTCGGGATCGATCGAGGGCGAGATGCTGTGCCACAAGTGGGGTGGGCGGGCGGCGTTCAACCGGACGAACCGCACCAGCGAGTTCTACCAGTACACGGACACCCCCGCGGGGACCTACTGGACGAGCGTGCAGACCGGGGATGCGGAGCACGGGCCGTTTGCGATCGCCTGTGGGGTGGCGTTCAACGACACCCGGTGGTTCCGCGGGCGCGACACGACGGTGCGGGCCGTGTCGACGTGCCCCGACGAGTCGTGCTGCCGCACGCCGCGCCCGGAGCTGCTCAGCCGCTGGGCCGGGAATGCGTGGCCGAGCGCGCGCATGCACGCGCACGTGCTGACGCCGCTGCCGACCGGCACCTTCCCCGGGGTCGACGATACGGACATGTTCGAGTTCCTCTCGCGACATGCACCCTCTGCTTAG
- a CDS encoding phosphoenolpyruvate carboxykinase (GTP) yields the protein MGNSQVVDIETSIAELVSAEATTTNAEVLQWVTEVAELTKPDAVVWCDGSQDEWNRITTEMVEAGTLIPLNKDLRPGSFLARSHPGDVARVEDRTFICSVDEADAGPTNNWMAPDAMKAELQPLFDGAMRGRTMYVVPFSMGPVGGAITQLGIEITDSPYAVLNMRIMTRMGQTALDGITPGSEWVRTVHSIGAPLEYGQDDVAWPCNDTKYITHFPDTLEVWSYGSGYGGNALLSKKCFALRIASVMGKKEGWLAEHMLLLKLTNTASGKAYHLSAAFPSACGKTNLAMLQPTIPGWKVETIGDDIAWLRPGPDGRLYAINPEAGFFGVAPGTGESTNPVAMETLWGNTIYTNVALTDDGDVWWEGKTDEVPAHLIDWQGQDWTPESGRVAAHPNSRFTVPIQQTPTLAQDWYEQNGVPLDAILFGGRRATNVPLVAQSLSWDHGVFVGATISSEKTAAQEGTVGELRRDPFAMLPFCGYNMADYWGHWLAMGEKLGAQAPKIFQVNWFRKGADGRFLWPGFGENSRVIDWIIRRVEGEVEGRESAVGTLPNPGELNLDGIEVPEADLEELFSIVPASWLAEADLTEEFFAQFGDRLPAALREQLANLRTRLGA from the coding sequence ATGGGCAACAGCCAGGTCGTCGACATCGAGACGTCAATCGCGGAGCTGGTGAGCGCCGAAGCCACCACCACCAACGCCGAGGTGCTGCAGTGGGTGACCGAGGTCGCTGAACTCACGAAGCCCGACGCGGTCGTGTGGTGCGATGGATCGCAGGACGAGTGGAACCGCATCACCACCGAGATGGTCGAGGCGGGCACGCTGATCCCGCTCAACAAGGATCTGCGGCCGGGCAGCTTCCTGGCGCGTTCGCACCCCGGCGACGTCGCCCGGGTCGAGGATCGCACCTTCATCTGCTCCGTCGACGAGGCGGACGCCGGCCCCACGAACAACTGGATGGCCCCCGACGCCATGAAGGCGGAGCTCCAGCCGCTGTTCGACGGCGCCATGCGCGGGCGCACGATGTACGTGGTGCCCTTCTCGATGGGTCCCGTCGGCGGTGCGATCACGCAGCTCGGGATCGAGATCACCGATTCCCCCTACGCGGTGCTCAACATGCGCATCATGACCCGCATGGGGCAGACCGCCCTCGACGGGATCACCCCCGGCAGCGAGTGGGTGCGCACCGTGCACTCGATCGGCGCACCGCTCGAGTACGGCCAGGACGACGTCGCGTGGCCCTGTAACGACACGAAGTACATCACGCACTTCCCCGACACGCTCGAGGTCTGGTCGTACGGCTCCGGCTACGGCGGCAACGCACTGCTCTCGAAGAAGTGCTTCGCGCTCCGCATCGCGAGTGTGATGGGCAAGAAGGAGGGCTGGCTCGCCGAGCACATGCTGCTCCTCAAGCTCACGAATACCGCGTCGGGCAAGGCCTACCACCTCTCCGCGGCGTTCCCGTCGGCCTGCGGCAAGACGAACCTCGCGATGCTGCAGCCGACGATCCCGGGCTGGAAGGTCGAGACCATCGGCGACGACATCGCCTGGCTCCGCCCCGGCCCCGACGGTCGCCTCTACGCGATCAACCCCGAGGCCGGCTTCTTCGGCGTCGCGCCGGGTACCGGTGAGTCGACGAATCCCGTCGCCATGGAGACCCTCTGGGGCAACACGATCTACACGAACGTCGCGCTCACTGACGACGGCGATGTGTGGTGGGAGGGCAAGACCGACGAGGTGCCCGCGCACCTGATCGACTGGCAGGGACAGGACTGGACCCCCGAGTCCGGGCGCGTCGCTGCGCACCCGAACTCGCGCTTCACGGTGCCGATCCAGCAGACCCCCACCCTCGCGCAGGACTGGTACGAGCAGAACGGCGTGCCGCTCGATGCGATCCTGTTCGGCGGACGCCGCGCCACGAACGTGCCGCTCGTCGCGCAGTCGTTGTCGTGGGATCACGGCGTGTTCGTCGGGGCCACCATCTCCTCGGAGAAGACCGCTGCCCAGGAGGGGACCGTCGGAGAACTGCGGCGCGATCCCTTCGCGATGCTGCCGTTCTGCGGCTACAACATGGCCGACTACTGGGGTCACTGGCTCGCCATGGGCGAGAAGCTCGGTGCGCAGGCGCCGAAGATCTTCCAGGTCAACTGGTTCCGCAAGGGAGCCGACGGCCGGTTCCTGTGGCCGGGCTTCGGCGAGAACTCCCGCGTCATCGACTGGATCATCCGCCGGGTCGAGGGAGAGGTCGAGGGCCGCGAGTCCGCCGTCGGCACCCTGCCGAACCCGGGCGAACTGAACCTCGACGGCATCGAGGTGCCCGAGGCGGATCTCGAGGAGCTCTTCTCGATCGTGCCCGCCTCGTGGCTGGCCGAGGCGGATCTGACGGAGGAGTTCTTCGCGCAGTTCGGCGACCGCCTGCCTGCAGCGCTCCGTGAGCAGCTCGCGAACCTCCGCACCAGGCTCGGCGCCTGA
- a CDS encoding tyrosine-type recombinase/integrase — MARAPLVLETHGKITRKKVNGTPTAFTRYRDADGITRKVQRIGRTLSEAEQNLQHALKTRHIEDEHAALSPDSTVDQLIAEWLDEARSAGRYAAATLRTYSQRAASTITPGIGSVRIREATVSKMDRFVKLTTKNHGPGTARTVRTILVNAFELALRHGLVDFNRAKNTAPVPATKSTPAAPSLAMIRDLLPFLKAHDAALIERGRPAYLHDLIGLYLATGARTAELLALEWPSVEIGTDVTKVSIEATLIVNEAGKLERQKFTKSDAGMRRLTLPPAAALTLQERRAASYCPIVFPSSTGTHRWPHNLRREWREAVKGTQFEGLTPKSFRKAVATLLRDDMGIEAARDQLGHSDERVTKAHYAQRLADAPDATLALEKFFQSAE; from the coding sequence GTGGCGCGCGCACCCCTCGTGCTCGAGACACACGGCAAGATCACCCGCAAGAAGGTCAACGGCACGCCCACAGCATTCACCCGCTACCGGGATGCGGACGGCATCACCCGGAAAGTGCAACGCATCGGGCGAACACTCTCCGAAGCTGAACAGAACCTGCAGCATGCACTCAAGACCCGCCACATTGAGGACGAACACGCAGCGCTCTCCCCCGACTCCACGGTCGACCAGCTGATCGCCGAGTGGCTGGACGAAGCACGATCCGCGGGAAGGTATGCGGCCGCGACTCTGCGGACCTACTCTCAGCGAGCAGCGTCAACGATCACACCTGGCATCGGGTCGGTGCGGATTCGTGAAGCGACGGTTTCGAAGATGGATCGGTTCGTGAAGCTCACGACGAAGAACCATGGCCCCGGAACCGCACGGACAGTGCGCACCATTCTGGTGAACGCGTTCGAACTTGCTCTGCGCCACGGCCTCGTGGACTTCAATCGCGCGAAGAACACCGCGCCCGTGCCTGCGACGAAGAGCACGCCTGCAGCACCAAGCCTGGCAATGATCCGGGATCTACTGCCGTTCCTTAAGGCCCACGACGCGGCCCTGATCGAGCGCGGAAGGCCGGCGTATCTGCATGACCTCATCGGGCTTTACCTCGCGACAGGTGCGCGCACGGCGGAACTCCTGGCGCTTGAATGGCCGAGCGTGGAAATCGGAACCGATGTGACGAAGGTCAGCATCGAGGCAACCCTGATCGTGAATGAAGCGGGCAAGCTCGAAAGACAGAAGTTCACGAAGAGCGACGCTGGGATGCGGAGGCTCACACTGCCCCCAGCGGCCGCTCTCACGCTGCAGGAACGACGTGCCGCCTCCTACTGCCCGATCGTCTTTCCGTCCTCCACAGGGACGCACAGGTGGCCGCACAACCTGCGTCGAGAGTGGCGCGAGGCAGTTAAGGGAACCCAGTTCGAGGGGCTTACCCCGAAGTCGTTCCGCAAGGCTGTCGCGACGTTGCTGCGTGACGACATGGGCATCGAGGCTGCACGCGATCAGCTGGGCCACTCCGATGAGAGGGTGACGAAGGCGCACTATGCGCAGCGGCTGGCGGATGCTCCGGACGCTACTTTGGCGCTCGAGAAGTTCTTTCAAAGCGCCGAGTAA
- a CDS encoding ImmA/IrrE family metallo-endopeptidase — MEALYDYAMELGVQVEFTDLRHLRRNGDYCHELKLIRLQDGMTPRKTRHTFGHELGHATMGDEPSMLPHIHQRQEDRADEWAAHFLIDPDAFRESEQRHNGKVDAMAVDLYVLDKTIHAFKRTLNRVGDSLYVGAKMGVGQWARRFEVA, encoded by the coding sequence GTGGAAGCCCTTTACGACTACGCAATGGAGCTAGGCGTGCAGGTAGAGTTCACCGATCTTCGGCACCTGCGACGCAACGGCGACTACTGCCACGAGCTCAAGCTAATCCGACTGCAGGACGGCATGACCCCACGCAAGACACGCCACACCTTTGGGCACGAGCTTGGGCACGCAACGATGGGAGATGAGCCGTCGATGCTTCCCCACATTCACCAGCGGCAGGAGGACCGCGCCGACGAATGGGCGGCGCACTTCCTGATCGACCCGGACGCGTTTCGGGAGTCTGAGCAGCGCCATAACGGGAAGGTTGATGCCATGGCGGTCGACCTCTACGTGCTCGACAAGACGATCCACGCGTTCAAGCGCACCCTGAACCGAGTGGGCGACAGCCTCTACGTCGGCGCAAAGATGGGCGTCGGGCAGTGGGCGCGGCGTTTCGAGGTGGCGTAG
- a CDS encoding helix-turn-helix domain-containing protein: MNKSDTYSSNPQASSFTNTDTCVVQNEQYDAYMNNRQRSETFARYLGLELKGKIIRQGHTAKSVADAIGRSPAAFNRWLNGKVEIPLSVFVEACEAIDLEPQGLVEDAYSRLCFEFGERDGFSYPAEPESNVIVGGFGQNAELHEDRLKRVADSVDENDESGEDQDGI, translated from the coding sequence GTGAACAAGTCTGATACCTATTCGAGCAATCCGCAAGCCAGTTCGTTTACCAATACGGACACTTGCGTTGTCCAAAATGAGCAGTATGATGCTTATATGAACAATCGCCAGCGCTCAGAGACGTTTGCCCGTTACCTTGGACTCGAGCTGAAGGGCAAGATCATCCGCCAAGGCCATACCGCAAAATCCGTCGCGGACGCCATCGGACGGAGCCCGGCGGCGTTCAACCGCTGGCTGAATGGCAAGGTTGAGATTCCGTTGAGCGTTTTTGTCGAAGCGTGCGAAGCCATCGACCTCGAGCCCCAAGGCCTCGTCGAAGACGCATACAGCCGCCTATGCTTCGAGTTCGGCGAGCGCGACGGTTTCTCTTACCCCGCAGAACCCGAATCAAATGTGATTGTCGGTGGCTTCGGGCAGAATGCCGAGCTCCACGAGGATCGCCTAAAACGAGTCGCAGACAGTGTTGATGAGAACGACGAATCAGGCGAAGACCAAGACGGGATCTAG
- a CDS encoding helix-turn-helix domain-containing protein, with the protein MSNQRTGSSAAAVQEAIEDSGRTKRSISDETGIPYPTLNRKLAEKAEFKFSELLLIAEALGVPPWKFTPSIFTRPAAAVAA; encoded by the coding sequence ATGAGCAATCAACGAACCGGCAGCAGCGCAGCAGCGGTCCAGGAAGCAATCGAAGATTCCGGACGCACCAAGCGGTCTATCTCGGATGAAACCGGCATCCCGTACCCCACCCTGAACCGCAAGCTCGCGGAGAAGGCGGAGTTCAAGTTCAGCGAACTGCTTCTTATCGCGGAAGCCTTGGGTGTTCCCCCGTGGAAGTTCACCCCGAGCATCTTCACGCGGCCAGCTGCGGCGGTAGCGGCATGA
- a CDS encoding helix-turn-helix transcriptional regulator: MSTGFAGTSYEPTWTTRQVAEFLGLAVQTVYNSLGNVEGFPKPRKQGRLNAFIPSEVAEYRAKSLGLNETEGI, from the coding sequence ATGAGCACCGGCTTCGCGGGTACGAGCTACGAGCCCACCTGGACAACGAGGCAAGTGGCGGAGTTTCTGGGTCTGGCGGTGCAGACCGTGTACAACTCGCTCGGCAACGTCGAGGGGTTTCCAAAGCCGCGAAAGCAAGGCCGACTAAACGCATTCATTCCGTCCGAAGTGGCGGAGTACCGGGCAAAGTCGCTCGGACTGAACGAGACGGAGGGAATCTGA